A single Phoenix dactylifera cultivar Barhee BC4 chromosome 1, palm_55x_up_171113_PBpolish2nd_filt_p, whole genome shotgun sequence DNA region contains:
- the LOC103721370 gene encoding putative UPF0481 protein At3g02645: protein MASLDSSITSSFDEQRWVIQIRNTFDEEDEEDVRIPVSVFSVPKALLSTNPEAYTPQLFALGPYHHWNPHLYEMERYKLATAKRTQKRLQKLKLEQAVEHFMKKEPKIRSHYHRHLDLSGETLAWMMVIDASFLLEFLRNYADAEGKAFKKATSMSHMVDAERMKLAYNSILRDIVMLENQIPLNIVRKILRFQSTSCEIADRQLSTMLIGFVKEVSPFKVMDNLSSIDTKRYAHLLQLLYFVVVPKVKEESKTNEIEDHVDVPESNEEKPPTDPSYVKQLFNSVWSSASDSKIVKVLIIKPFKFIAKVPWKIITHLPGISILAAPIGNLFFSGDGKSEDEESGNRPPLVEEIMVPSVTELTKAGVKFSPTSGDLTTIAFDVKTATLHLPTVSLDTNTEVLLRNLVAYEMSVESGPMVFTRYTELINGIIDTKEDVKLLRQKGIILNRMKNDEEVAKLWNGMSKSVRLTKVAFIDKVLVDVNKFYDSRWTVQSRKFAKAYVFGSWQILTLLATVLLLVLTCVEAFCSVYSCGNHWSVLSDTNAGGGGD, encoded by the exons ATGGCGTCTCTGGATTCCTCAATAACCTCGTCCTTTGATGAGCAACGATGG GTGATCCAAATTCGTAATACCTTTGACGAGGAGGACGAAGAGGATGTCCGAATCCCCGTCTCTGTCTTCAGCGTCCCCAAAGCATTACTCTCCACCAATCCTGAAGCCTACACCCCGCAGCTCTTTGCACTCGGGCCGTACCACCATTGGAACCCCCATCTCTATGAGATGGAGCGGTACAAACTCGCCACAGCCAAGAGGACACAGAAGCGGCTCCAAAAACTCAAACTCGAACAAGCTGTGGAACACTTCATGAAGAAAGAACCCAAGATTAGATCCCACTACCATAG GCACCTTGATTTGAGTGGAGAGACTCTAGCATGGATGATGGTTATTGATGCATCCTTCTTGCTCGAGTTCCTTCGCAACTACGCCGATGCAGAGGGAAAGGCCTTCAAGAAGGCGACATCAATGTCCCATATGGTGGATGCTGAAAGGATGAAGTTGGCCTATAATTCTATCCTTAGGGACATCGTGATGCTTGAGAACCAGATACCCCTCAATATAGTAAGAAAGATTCTGCGATTTCAGAGCACTTCATGCGAAATTGCCGATCGTCAACTCTCGACGATGCTAATAGGGTTCGTGAAGGAGGTTTCTCCATTTAAGGTGATGGATAACTTATCAAGCATCGACACTAAAAGGTATGCACACTTGTTGCAACTGCTCTACTTTGTCGTCGTTCCAAAGGTCAAGGAAGAAAGCAAAACCAATGAAATCGAAGACCACGTCGATGTCCCTGAGTCAAATGAGGAGAAGCCCCCGACAGATCCAAGCTATGTGAAGCAGCTCTTTAATTCAGTTTGGAGTTCGGCATCAGATTCAAAAATTGTGAAAGTTCTCATTATAAAGCCCTTCAAGTTCATAGCGAAGGTTCCCTGGAAGATCATCACCCATCTCCCAGGGATCTCGATCTTGGCCGCTCCCATCGGAAATCTGTTCTTCAGTGGAGATGGAAAATCAGAAGATGAAGAATCTGGTAACAGACCTCCTTTGGTTGAAGAGATCATGGTCCCTTCAGTGACTGAGCTCACAAAGGCCGGTGTCAAGTTCTCACCAACCAGCGGGGACTTAACGACGATCGCGTTCGATGTGAAAACTGCCACTCTTCATCTCCCTACTGTGAGTTTGGACACCAACACTGAAGTCCTATTGAGGAATCTTGTAGCATATGAGATGTCGGTCGAGTCGGGGCCGATGGTTTTCACTCGATACACTGAGTTGATCAATGGGATTATCGACACCAAGGAGGACGTGAAGCTGTTAAGGCAAAAGGGGATCATCCTGAACCGGATGAAGAACGATGAGGAGGTGGCAAAGCTTTGGAATGGCATGAGCAAATCAGTGAGGTTGACGAAAGTGGCCTTCATAGACAAAGTGTTGGTTGATGTGAACAAGTTTTATGACAGTCGGTGGACTGTTCAGAGCCGGAAGTTCGCGAAAGCCTATGTGTTTGGATCGTGGCAGATCCTTACGCTTCTGGCCACCGTTCTGCTGCTGGTTTTGACGTGCGTAGAGGCCTTCTGCTCGGTCTATAGCTGTGGAAATCATTGGTCCGTCCTCTCAGACACGAATGCTGGGGGAGGGGGAGACTGA